Proteins encoded by one window of Govania unica:
- a CDS encoding ArnT family glycosyltransferase, producing MLFRRAPEQVSALDIFKHMLILGLVAVLMLSFSWTGFTASDDSYYVMAGRGWLHDFPYVAEFFGTARELVNIPIAASFGVFGDTEFAAVLPTVLYFLATVGLTYAGLLWVTGPAAAFAAGLLMLTVPLFALKATIPSADLALLFYASLSFWLFWRAAGRPDRAVLLFGSGMAAGAALLSHELALALPIFFTILFLVGFRMGRMPYFLIFFGFLAIIGLDTLYYWIMTGDPLHRFDLMQAGTVLTVDRVSVPPFSFDDSGNFHIWAGIDPLVMMLSKQEFALLFYFAIPAMAWLATRRLDLAEGPAERRVLVLARLLTLLVVVWCLFSAIVLADAKLLPRYFMVPAYGSFVAMMLVAAQLWQARRLTLLSVLGVAFVGCNLVAIHLDNRNPRFAERELVTFLKTTREPVYTDPMTADKAELYLQWARLPMSRLRVTPPEPGALYFYNPKSAGQPNRLMTADDMPQFQPQAHWTKVWMAQEQPRLIVRLLDAVHFGPLLPERLYRKLAEPNPPVTVYRLDQVYADATLGGR from the coding sequence ATGTTGTTCAGGCGTGCGCCGGAGCAAGTTTCCGCTCTTGATATTTTCAAACATATGCTCATTCTGGGGCTGGTTGCGGTTCTGATGCTCAGCTTTAGCTGGACCGGGTTCACCGCCAGCGATGACAGCTATTATGTGATGGCCGGGCGGGGCTGGCTTCATGACTTCCCCTATGTGGCGGAGTTTTTCGGCACCGCGCGGGAGCTGGTCAATATCCCGATCGCCGCCTCTTTCGGGGTGTTCGGTGATACGGAATTTGCCGCCGTGCTTCCGACCGTACTTTATTTTCTTGCGACCGTTGGTCTGACCTATGCCGGGCTCTTGTGGGTGACCGGGCCTGCTGCTGCCTTCGCGGCGGGGTTGTTGATGCTGACGGTGCCGCTGTTCGCCCTGAAGGCGACCATTCCCTCGGCCGATTTAGCGCTTCTTTTTTATGCGAGCCTGTCGTTCTGGCTGTTCTGGCGCGCCGCTGGTCGGCCCGACCGTGCGGTTCTGTTGTTCGGGTCGGGCATGGCGGCGGGGGCTGCTTTGCTGTCCCATGAACTCGCACTGGCACTGCCGATTTTTTTCACCATCTTGTTCCTTGTCGGGTTCCGCATGGGGCGGATGCCATATTTCCTTATTTTCTTTGGGTTTCTGGCCATTATAGGCCTCGATACGCTTTATTACTGGATCATGACCGGGGACCCGTTGCATCGCTTTGATCTGATGCAGGCGGGTACGGTGCTGACAGTCGACCGGGTGAGCGTGCCCCCCTTCAGCTTTGATGATAGCGGCAATTTCCATATCTGGGCCGGGATCGACCCCTTGGTGATGATGCTGAGCAAGCAGGAATTCGCGCTGTTGTTCTATTTCGCCATTCCGGCGATGGCCTGGCTCGCGACGCGGCGGCTTGATCTGGCGGAGGGGCCGGCCGAACGGCGTGTGCTGGTGCTGGCGCGGCTATTGACGTTGCTGGTGGTGGTCTGGTGTCTGTTCTCGGCGATTGTGCTGGCGGACGCCAAGTTGTTGCCGCGCTATTTCATGGTTCCGGCCTACGGTAGTTTTGTGGCCATGATGCTGGTGGCGGCGCAGTTGTGGCAGGCGCGGCGGCTGACCCTGTTGTCTGTGCTGGGGGTGGCCTTTGTCGGGTGCAATCTTGTGGCGATTCATCTTGATAACCGTAATCCGCGCTTTGCCGAGCGGGAGCTTGTGACGTTCCTGAAAACCACGCGGGAGCCGGTCTATACGGATCCGATGACAGCCGATAAAGCCGAGCTTTATCTGCAATGGGCGCGGTTGCCCATGTCGCGGCTGCGCGTTACGCCGCCGGAGCCAGGGGCCCTTTATTTCTATAATCCGAAAAGCGCCGGACAGCCGAACCGCCTGATGACGGCGGATGACATGCCGCAGTTTCAGCCGCAAGCCCATTGGACCAAGGTTTGGATGGCGCAGGAACAACCGCGTCTTATCGTGCGGCTTTTGGATGCCGTCCATTTCGGGCCTCTGTTGCCCGAGCGGCTTTACCGGAAACTGGCCGAACCCAATCCGCCGGTGACGGTCTATCGGTTGGATCAGGTTTATGCCGACGCGACCTTGGGCGGGAGATGA
- a CDS encoding DMT family transporter encodes MRSIHVVYLVIYAFSLSVGQIMFKLAAERAGGRTGSDFLFSLAVNPFFILAVLLYGFITLFWVWLLTQVPLSRAYPFVVLSFLFTPALSILLFRESLNGWYALGLALILSGLGIVLWKSS; translated from the coding sequence ATGCGTTCTATCCATGTGGTTTATCTGGTGATTTATGCCTTTTCGCTGTCGGTCGGGCAGATCATGTTCAAACTCGCTGCCGAGCGCGCGGGGGGACGGACGGGATCGGACTTTCTTTTCAGCCTTGCTGTTAATCCGTTCTTTATCCTCGCTGTACTTCTTTATGGGTTCATCACTCTGTTCTGGGTATGGCTGCTCACGCAGGTGCCGCTCAGTCGGGCCTATCCGTTTGTGGTGCTGTCCTTTCTGTTTACGCCCGCGCTCAGTATCCTGTTGTTCCGGGAAAGCCTGAATGGTTGGTATGCATTAGGATTGGCGCTTATTCTTTCAGGATTGGGGATTGTTCTATGGAAGAGTTCCTGA
- a CDS encoding glycosyltransferase family 2 protein, giving the protein MEEFLNAKIAVVIPCYKVKRHVLGVIAQIGLEVAVIYCVDDGCPEQSGKFIEAENRDPRVRVLYNPENRGVGGAVITGYKEAIKDGMKIAVKLDGDGQMDPSLLPRFVLPIMWGEADYAKGNRFFNPDDLEGMPTIRLFGNAVLSFLAKLSSGYWSSFDPTNGYTAVHTSILKVMPLDKLSPRYFFETDMLFRLSILRAVVADVPMQAVYGDEISNLRITRVVWPFFKGNMRNFWKRIVYNYFLRDFQLGSATLGLGVPLVLFAMIFGGSAWVHSYTSGMPATAGTVMLAGLSLFLGLQFLLTFLNFDIQNVPKRTLHPLLEHLPGGHL; this is encoded by the coding sequence ATGGAAGAGTTCCTGAACGCAAAAATCGCGGTCGTTATTCCTTGCTATAAGGTGAAACGGCATGTTCTGGGGGTGATCGCGCAGATCGGGCTGGAGGTTGCGGTCATTTATTGCGTCGATGATGGCTGCCCCGAACAGTCCGGCAAGTTTATCGAGGCGGAAAATCGCGATCCGCGCGTGCGGGTGCTCTATAATCCGGAAAATCGGGGGGTCGGTGGGGCAGTCATCACCGGGTATAAGGAAGCCATCAAGGACGGCATGAAGATCGCCGTCAAGCTCGATGGCGATGGCCAGATGGACCCGAGCCTGCTGCCGCGCTTCGTCCTGCCCATTATGTGGGGTGAGGCGGATTATGCGAAGGGCAACCGCTTTTTCAATCCGGACGATCTTGAAGGCATGCCGACGATCCGGCTCTTCGGCAATGCCGTGCTGTCCTTCCTCGCCAAACTGTCGAGCGGATATTGGAGCAGTTTTGACCCGACCAACGGCTATACAGCTGTTCATACCTCGATCCTGAAGGTGATGCCGCTCGATAAGCTGTCGCCGCGCTATTTCTTTGAAACCGACATGCTGTTCCGGCTCAGCATCTTGCGGGCCGTGGTGGCCGATGTGCCCATGCAGGCGGTCTATGGCGACGAGATCAGCAATTTGCGCATCACCCGGGTCGTCTGGCCGTTTTTCAAAGGCAATATGCGCAATTTCTGGAAGCGCATCGTATATAATTATTTCCTACGTGATTTTCAGCTGGGCTCGGCGACCTTGGGGCTCGGGGTGCCCCTGGTCTTGTTTGCGATGATTTTCGGCGGGAGTGCCTGGGTTCATAGTTACACGTCAGGGATGCCGGCCACGGCAGGCACGGTCATGTTGGCGGGCCTGTCGCTGTTTCTTGGGTTGCAGTTTCTGCTGACATTTCTCAATTTTGATATTCAGAACGTGCCGAAGCGGACATTACATCCCTTGCTGGAACATTTGCCTGGTGGACATCTATAA
- a CDS encoding class I SAM-dependent methyltransferase — MRPAKSWLWSCPECSFLRARLKPGGGRGVGGLKSLRRENFAILLRHLPDGGQRLLEIGSAEGWFLKAATEAGFDARGIEPSPGGAQAQPIDKGFFPQDLSDPGPYDIVVFNDVYEHFDDPVQTIRDVEALLAPGGRVVINLPMSSGILYRIAGLLDAVGLHGPLDRLWQRGLPSPHMTYFNRRNLTALVTRHTGLRFVESFPLPSFSRHGLKARIFSTSRGLSGLTQFVALWLLSFVIEALPADTAVLIFRK; from the coding sequence ATGCGGCCTGCTAAATCCTGGCTTTGGTCATGTCCTGAATGCTCTTTCTTACGTGCGCGCCTCAAGCCCGGTGGGGGGCGGGGTGTAGGTGGTCTGAAAAGCCTGCGGCGGGAGAATTTTGCCATTCTGCTGCGGCATTTACCAGACGGGGGACAGCGCTTGCTGGAGATCGGTTCAGCCGAGGGTTGGTTCCTCAAGGCGGCTACCGAGGCCGGGTTCGATGCGCGGGGGATTGAGCCGTCACCGGGCGGGGCGCAGGCTCAACCGATCGATAAAGGTTTTTTCCCCCAAGATCTTTCCGATCCGGGGCCTTATGACATTGTGGTTTTTAATGATGTCTATGAGCATTTCGACGATCCCGTGCAGACGATCCGGGATGTGGAGGCCCTGCTTGCGCCCGGAGGTCGCGTGGTGATCAATCTGCCCATGAGCAGCGGGATTTTATACCGGATTGCCGGCCTGCTTGATGCGGTGGGGCTGCATGGTCCGCTTGACCGCCTGTGGCAACGCGGGTTGCCGTCACCGCATATGACCTATTTCAATCGCCGCAATCTGACGGCGCTGGTCACGCGGCACACGGGGCTTCGCTTCGTGGAAAGCTTCCCGCTACCAAGCTTCAGCCGCCATGGCCTGAAGGCGCGGATCTTCAGCACGAGCCGTGGCCTTTCCGGTCTGACACAGTTTGTGGCCTTGTGGCTGTTGAGCTTTGTGATTGAAGCACTGCCTGCGGATACGGCAGTGCTGATATTCCGCAAATAA
- the nadA gene encoding quinolinate synthase NadA yields MEAPIGVDPSLDLVAEINRLRREKNAIILAHYYQDSAIQDIADFVGDSLDLSRKAASTDADMIVFCGVRFMAEVAKILSPQKKVVLPDMAAGCSLEDSCPPDAFGKFRAEHPDHLVLTYINCSAAVKALSDIIVTSSNAEHIINQIPMDQPILFAPDRHLGAYLANKSGRDMLLWQGSCIVHERFSERELIKLKAEYPDAPVAAHPECPVQILDHADHVGSTSSILNFVLTSPAETFIIATEPGIIHQMQKAAPHKSFIGAPGVDGNCNCNMCPFMALNTMEKLYLALKNETPEITLEEPLRLRALQPLERMLEMSPPVKK; encoded by the coding sequence TTGGAAGCCCCGATCGGTGTTGACCCCTCGCTTGACCTTGTGGCCGAGATCAATCGCCTGCGCCGTGAGAAAAACGCCATCATTCTGGCCCATTACTACCAGGACTCGGCCATTCAGGACATTGCCGATTTTGTCGGCGACAGTCTGGACCTGTCACGCAAAGCCGCCTCCACCGATGCCGATATGATCGTTTTCTGCGGCGTGCGCTTCATGGCCGAGGTGGCCAAGATCCTGAGCCCGCAGAAAAAGGTCGTGCTGCCCGACATGGCCGCCGGTTGTTCGCTTGAAGACAGCTGCCCGCCGGACGCCTTCGGCAAATTCCGCGCCGAACATCCTGACCATCTGGTGCTGACCTATATCAATTGCTCGGCTGCCGTGAAGGCGCTGTCGGATATCATCGTCACCTCGTCGAATGCCGAACATATCATCAACCAGATCCCGATGGATCAGCCGATCCTGTTCGCGCCTGACCGTCATCTTGGCGCCTATCTGGCCAACAAATCCGGCCGCGACATGTTGTTGTGGCAAGGCAGCTGCATCGTGCATGAGCGGTTTTCGGAACGCGAGCTGATCAAGCTCAAGGCCGAATATCCCGATGCGCCGGTGGCCGCCCATCCCGAATGCCCGGTGCAGATCCTGGACCATGCGGATCACGTGGGCTCGACGTCGAGCATCCTCAATTTCGTGCTGACATCCCCGGCCGAGACCTTCATCATCGCCACCGAGCCCGGCATCATCCATCAGATGCAAAAGGCCGCGCCGCATAAATCCTTCATCGGCGCGCCCGGTGTCGACGGCAACTGCAATTGCAACATGTGCCCCTTCATGGCCCTCAACACCATGGAAAAGCTCTATCTCGCGCTCAAGAACGAGACGCCCGAGATCACGCTTGAGGAGCCGCTCCGCCTGCGCGCCTTGCAGCCGCTTGAACGCATGCTGGAAATGTCGCCGCCTGTGAAAAAATAA
- a CDS encoding MBL fold metallo-hydrolase, with protein sequence MSVTIPFNRDFDPSFGTVEQVTPMIRRVLAENPGAFTFTGTGTYIVGHGKVAVIDPGPDLVSHFEALKAALEGEIVTHILVTHTHRDHSPLSRPLQAFCGAPIYAFGPHGTGREGPEDVVEEGADRAFTPDHRMRDGDAIHGDGWTLTAIHTPGHTSNHLCFALAEEKTLFSGDHVMGWSTTVVSPPDGDMATYMKSLRKLLDRDDVLYWPTHGPAIREPQTFVRSLIAHREEREQEIIACVQDGLRTIPEMVARIYAEVPAYLHPAAARSVLAHLIHLTETARLSTDGPPRPDSLFRLPA encoded by the coding sequence ATGAGCGTCACCATTCCCTTCAATCGCGATTTCGACCCGAGCTTCGGCACGGTCGAGCAAGTGACTCCGATGATCCGCCGCGTGCTGGCGGAAAATCCGGGGGCGTTCACCTTTACCGGCACCGGCACCTATATTGTCGGGCATGGCAAGGTGGCGGTCATCGATCCCGGCCCCGATCTGGTCTCCCATTTCGAGGCCCTGAAGGCCGCGCTCGAGGGCGAGATCGTGACCCATATCCTTGTAACCCACACCCACCGCGACCATTCGCCGCTCAGCCGGCCGTTGCAGGCCTTTTGCGGGGCGCCCATTTATGCCTTCGGCCCCCATGGCACCGGCCGCGAAGGGCCTGAAGATGTGGTCGAGGAAGGCGCCGACCGTGCCTTCACCCCCGATCACCGGATGCGCGACGGCGATGCAATCCATGGCGACGGCTGGACCTTGACCGCGATCCATACCCCGGGCCACACCTCGAACCATCTCTGTTTTGCTCTGGCCGAGGAAAAAACGCTGTTCAGCGGCGATCATGTCATGGGCTGGTCCACAACCGTGGTCTCTCCGCCCGACGGTGACATGGCCACCTATATGAAATCCCTGCGCAAATTGCTCGACCGCGACGATGTGCTTTACTGGCCGACCCACGGCCCGGCCATCCGCGAGCCGCAGACCTTTGTCCGCAGCCTCATCGCCCACCGCGAAGAGCGCGAGCAGGAGATTATCGCCTGCGTGCAGGACGGCCTGCGAACCATTCCCGAAATGGTCGCCCGCATTTATGCCGAGGTGCCTGCCTACCTTCATCCCGCGGCCGCGCGATCGGTTCTGGCCCATCTCATTCATCTGACGGAAACGGCTCGGCTTTCCACCGACGGCCCGCCGCGCCCCGACAGCCTGTTCCGGCTGCCAGCCTGA
- a CDS encoding PhoH family protein → MGKRSVRHTEPSNLRAFPQAEAGWDPLPYEPQREQSYVRKVRPQSDNQRRLMEAIDSYNVVVAAGPAGTGKTYLAIAKAVEAMEAGRVGRIVLSRPAVEAGETLGFLPGGMEEKLAPYLRPLYDCLSERLGAKRLKKYLVDGVIEIAPIGFMRGRTLNNAFIVMDEAQNCTYAQLKMLLTRLGWHSTMVITGDPDQSDLLPGISGLADITAKLELLSDVGVVRLEERDIVRHPLVAAMLTVI, encoded by the coding sequence ATGGGCAAGCGCAGCGTCCGTCACACTGAGCCGAGCAATCTTCGCGCCTTTCCACAGGCTGAGGCAGGGTGGGATCCCCTGCCATATGAACCGCAGCGGGAGCAGAGCTATGTCCGCAAAGTGCGGCCGCAAAGCGACAATCAGCGCCGTTTGATGGAGGCCATCGACAGTTATAATGTGGTGGTGGCGGCGGGGCCTGCGGGCACCGGCAAAACCTATCTCGCCATCGCCAAGGCGGTCGAGGCCATGGAGGCGGGTCGGGTCGGTCGCATTGTTTTGTCACGCCCGGCGGTGGAGGCGGGGGAGACACTCGGTTTTCTGCCCGGCGGCATGGAGGAGAAACTCGCCCCCTATCTGCGCCCATTATACGACTGTCTGTCGGAACGACTTGGTGCCAAGCGTCTCAAGAAATATCTGGTGGACGGGGTGATTGAAATCGCCCCCATCGGCTTCATGCGCGGCCGCACGCTCAACAATGCCTTCATCGTCATGGACGAGGCGCAGAACTGCACCTATGCCCAGCTCAAGATGCTGCTGACCCGGCTTGGCTGGCATTCGACCATGGTCATCACCGGCGATCCGGATCAGTCGGACTTGCTGCCGGGCATTTCAGGCCTGGCGGACATCACGGCGAAGCTGGAGCTGTTGAGTGATGTGGGCGTGGTGCGTCTGGAGGAGCGAGACATAGTGCGCCATCCACTGGTCGCCGCCATGCTGACTGTGATCTGA
- a CDS encoding Lrp/AsnC family transcriptional regulator encodes MIALDAMDVRILTEIQANARISNHELAERVGLSPSPCWRRMRRLEDEGVIASYAALLNPEAIGLHITAYAHVMLENHHAETVALFDGLIADQPAVLECCSTSGEYDYLLKVVAPSMSAYEAFLSGSLMQNPAVRSVSTSFVLKQKKTTTMLPLAPNS; translated from the coding sequence ATGATTGCGCTCGACGCCATGGATGTCCGCATCCTGACCGAGATTCAGGCCAATGCCCGCATCTCCAATCACGAGCTTGCGGAGCGCGTCGGCCTCTCCCCCTCGCCCTGCTGGCGGCGCATGCGGCGGCTTGAGGACGAAGGCGTCATCGCAAGCTATGCCGCCCTGCTCAACCCCGAAGCCATCGGCCTCCATATCACCGCCTATGCCCATGTCATGCTGGAAAACCACCACGCTGAGACCGTCGCCCTGTTCGACGGCCTGATCGCCGACCAACCGGCCGTGCTTGAATGCTGCTCCACCAGCGGCGAATATGACTATTTGCTAAAAGTCGTGGCCCCGAGCATGAGCGCCTATGAAGCCTTCCTCTCCGGCAGCCTGATGCAAAACCCGGCCGTGCGCTCGGTGAGCACAAGCTTTGTGCTCAAACAGAAAAAAACCACCACCATGCTGCCGCTGGCTCCGAACAGCTAA
- a CDS encoding D-alanyl-D-alanine carboxypeptidase family protein, with translation MNSVYYRGLTSSEPSRPAQMFAGIRKPLIALFSAVLLAALAISPSADAKTKTKKAKAAPAAAAQAYTPPFSALVMDAATGTILMSNSGNDLRHPASLTKVMTLYILFSELDAGRVDFFDKIKISRHAANQAPSRLGLQPGQSIEVHDAIQALAVKSANDIATAVGEHLSGSEQAFARRMTETARRLGMTKTTFLNASGLPNKEQWTTAHDMAMLGWRMQRDFPEYYSYFNAEKFTWQGQTFYSHNRFMRNYEGADGLKTGFTNASGFNLVASADRFGKRLIGVVMGGTTAQARDKKMAQIFDDVFAQTSRPQKVAGVMMSGHMTP, from the coding sequence ATGAACAGTGTGTATTATCGTGGCCTCACATCTAGTGAGCCCTCCCGTCCGGCCCAAATGTTTGCGGGTATACGGAAACCGCTGATTGCCCTGTTCTCGGCCGTTCTTCTGGCCGCCCTCGCCATCAGCCCCAGCGCCGACGCCAAAACCAAGACGAAAAAAGCCAAAGCTGCTCCGGCTGCCGCCGCGCAGGCTTATACGCCGCCCTTTTCCGCTTTGGTCATGGATGCCGCCACCGGCACGATTCTGATGTCGAACAGCGGCAATGATCTGCGTCATCCGGCCTCGCTGACCAAGGTCATGACCCTTTATATCCTGTTCTCGGAACTCGATGCCGGGCGCGTCGACTTTTTTGACAAGATCAAGATTTCCCGCCATGCCGCCAATCAGGCGCCCTCGCGGCTCGGCCTTCAACCCGGCCAATCCATCGAGGTGCATGACGCCATTCAAGCCCTTGCGGTCAAATCGGCCAATGATATCGCGACCGCTGTCGGCGAACATCTGAGCGGTTCGGAACAGGCCTTCGCCCGCCGCATGACTGAAACCGCGCGCCGCCTCGGCATGACCAAAACCACCTTCCTCAATGCCTCGGGTCTGCCGAATAAGGAACAATGGACGACCGCCCATGACATGGCCATGCTCGGCTGGCGCATGCAGCGTGATTTTCCCGAATATTATTCCTATTTCAACGCCGAAAAATTCACCTGGCAGGGCCAGACCTTTTATTCGCACAATCGTTTCATGCGCAATTATGAAGGCGCGGACGGTCTGAAAACCGGCTTCACCAATGCCTCGGGCTTCAATCTCGTGGCCTCGGCTGACCGCTTTGGCAAACGCCTGATCGGCGTGGTCATGGGCGGTACCACGGCCCAGGCCCGCGACAAGAAAATGGCTCAGATCTTCGACGACGTGTTCGCCCAGACCAGCCGCCCGCAAAAGGTGGCAGGCGTCATGATGTCGGGCCATATGACGCCCTGA
- a CDS encoding M20 aminoacylase family protein: protein MPDHILSYAADLTSWRRHLHQHPELAFEEHATADFIASLLTDFGIKVHRGLAGTGVVGSLTAGTSKRAIGLRADMDALPLQEENHFPYASVHNHVMHACGHDGHSAMLLGAARYLAETRNFDGTVYFIFQPAEEAAGGARVMIEDGLFEIFPMDAVHGMHNMPNLSAGHFAMRVGAQMAAFDSFDIVIRATGTHAALPHLGSDAIVAASAIITAAQTIVSREIDPTRQALLSFTRIKGGDNYNILPGEVLISGCCRSFDLDIQKQLRDGLVRVSRDISVAHRTTAEVRFLEHYPATISTADGIRAAANAALDVVGTDRVTTDTPALMASEDFGYMLQVKPGSYILIGNGPGDGGCMLHNAHYDFNDEILVTGARYWARLAERELAAGRPGQATARIAPLS from the coding sequence ATGCCTGATCACATCCTCAGTTACGCCGCCGATCTGACCAGCTGGCGACGCCATTTGCATCAGCACCCGGAACTGGCTTTCGAGGAACATGCCACGGCGGACTTCATTGCGTCGCTGTTGACGGATTTCGGCATCAAGGTGCATCGCGGCCTTGCCGGGACCGGTGTTGTCGGCAGCCTGACGGCGGGCACAAGCAAACGCGCGATCGGGCTGCGTGCCGATATGGATGCCCTGCCGCTGCAGGAAGAAAACCATTTCCCCTACGCCTCGGTCCATAACCATGTCATGCATGCCTGCGGCCATGACGGCCACAGCGCCATGTTGCTTGGCGCCGCGCGCTATCTGGCCGAAACGCGAAACTTCGACGGCACCGTTTACTTCATCTTCCAGCCCGCCGAAGAAGCCGCCGGTGGCGCCCGCGTCATGATTGAGGACGGCCTGTTTGAAATCTTCCCCATGGATGCCGTCCATGGCATGCACAACATGCCGAACCTTTCGGCCGGCCATTTCGCCATGCGGGTCGGTGCTCAGATGGCCGCCTTTGATTCGTTCGATATCGTCATCCGCGCCACCGGCACCCATGCCGCCCTGCCCCATCTCGGGTCGGACGCCATCGTCGCCGCCAGCGCCATCATCACCGCCGCCCAGACCATCGTCTCGCGCGAGATCGACCCGACGCGGCAGGCCCTCTTGTCTTTCACCCGCATCAAGGGCGGCGACAATTACAACATCCTTCCAGGCGAAGTTCTGATCTCCGGCTGCTGCCGGTCATTCGATCTTGATATCCAGAAACAGCTGCGCGACGGCCTCGTGCGCGTCAGCCGCGACATCTCCGTCGCCCATCGCACCACGGCCGAGGTCCGGTTTCTTGAACATTACCCAGCCACCATCTCGACCGCCGACGGCATTCGCGCCGCCGCCAATGCCGCACTCGACGTCGTCGGCACGGATCGGGTCACCACCGACACCCCGGCGCTCATGGCATCCGAGGATTTCGGTTACATGCTGCAGGTCAAACCGGGCAGTTACATTCTCATCGGCAACGGTCCCGGCGACGGCGGCTGCATGCTGCATAACGCCCATTACGACTTCAATGACGAGATTCTCGTCACCGGAGCTCGCTATTGGGCACGCCTTGCAGAACGTGAGCTTGCGGCCGGTCGCCCCGGTCAGGCAACCGCGCGCATCGCCCCGCTGTCCTGA